The following proteins are co-located in the Malus sylvestris chromosome 13, drMalSylv7.2, whole genome shotgun sequence genome:
- the LOC126596295 gene encoding eukaryotic peptide chain release factor subunit 1-3, which produces MADGHETDKNIEIWKIKKLIKALEAARGNGTSMISLIMPPRDQISRVTKMLGDEFGTASNIKSRVNRQSVLGAITSAQQRLKLYNKVPPNGLVLYTGTIVTDDGKEKKVTIDFEPFRPINASLYLCDNKFHIEALNELLESDDKFGFIVMDGNGTLFGTLSGNTREVLHKFSVDLPKKHGRGGQSALRFARLRMEKRHNYVRKTAELATQFFINPATSQPNVSGLILAGSADFKTELSQSDMFDPRLQAKILNVVDVSYGGENGFNQAIELSAEILSNVKFIQEKKLIGKYFEEISQDTGKYVFGVEDTLKALEMGAVEILIVWESLDINRYVLKNTTTGEIIVKHFNKEQENNQSNFRDANNAELEVQDKTSLLEWFANEYRRFGCSLEFVTNKSQEGSQFCRGFGGIGGILRYQLDMRSFDEFSDDGEVYDDSE; this is translated from the coding sequence ATGGCAGATGGTCATGAGACTGATAAGAACATTGAGATTTGGAAGATTAAGAAACTGATCAAGGCACTTGAAGCTGCAAGGGGTAATGGAACCAGCATGATTTCTCTCATCATGCCTCCCCGGGATCAGATTTCTCGTGTTACTAAGATGCTTGGTGATGAATTTGGAACTGCATCAAACATTAAGAGCAGGGTGAATCGACAGTCTGTTCTTGGGGCTATTACATCCGCTCAGCAGAGGCTCAAGCTTTACAACAAAGTTCCTCCGAATGGGCTTGTGCTGTACACAGGGACCATTGTTACTGACGATGGGAAGGAAAAAAAGGTCACCATTGATTTTGAGCCTTTCAGGCCAATCAACGCATCTCTTTACCTCTGTGACAACAAGTTTCATATTGAAGCTCTGAATGAACTCTTAGAATCTGATGACAAGTTTGGTTTCATTGTCATGGACGGAAATGGGACACTTTTTGGGACACTAAGCGGAAACACTAGGGAGGTGCTTCATAAATTTAGTGTCGACCTTCCAAAGAAGCACGGAAGAGGAGGGCAGTCAGCTCTACGTTTTGCTCGTCTGCGAATGGAGAAGCGCCACAACTATGTTAGAAAGACAGCAGAGCTTGCCACACAGTTTTTTATTAATCCTGCCACCAGTCAGCCCAATGTTTCAGGATTAATACTGGCTGGGTCAGCTGACTTCAAAACCGAGCTTAGTCAGTCAGATATGTTTGATCCTCGTCTGCAGGCCAAAATACTGAACGTGGTGGATGTTTCTTATGGAGGAGAGAACGGTTTCAACCAGGCTATTGAGCTGTCAGCAGAGATCCTGTCCAATGTGAAATTCATTCAGGAGAAGAAGTTGATTGGAAAATACTTTGAGGAGATTAGCCAGGATACAGGAAAGTATGTTTTTGGTGTTGAGGACACACTAAAAGCCCTAGAGATGGGTGCTGTCGAGATTCTTATTGTGTGGGAAAGTCTGGACATCAATCGGTATGTGCTGAAAAATACGACTACTGGTGAGATTATAGTGAAGCATTTCAACAAGGAGCAGGAGAACAATCAGAGCAACTTCCGGGATGCTAACAATGCGGAGCTAGAGGTTCAGGACAAGACGTCACTGCTGGAGTGGTTTGCTAATGAGTACAGGCGGTTTGGTTGTAGTCTTGAGTTTGTCACCAACAAGTCGCAGGAGGGGTCACAGTTCTGCCGTGGTTTTGGTGGCATTGGAGGAATTCTTCGCTACCAGCTTGATATGAGGTCGTTTGATGAGTTTTCTGACGATGGAGAAGTTTATGATGATTCTGAATAG